A single region of the Felis catus isolate Fca126 chromosome F2, F.catus_Fca126_mat1.0, whole genome shotgun sequence genome encodes:
- the RECQL4 gene encoding LOW QUALITY PROTEIN: ATP-dependent DNA helicase Q4 (The sequence of the model RefSeq protein was modified relative to this genomic sequence to represent the inferred CDS: inserted 1 base in 1 codon), with the protein MRVPLIGCPGGGCPDAPPPALRDAPIGWRPASPSRREICGARGRGASAMERLRDVRERLQAWESTFRRRRGRRPGQEDVAAAPEDTRALYREYRALKEALKEAEGVGPRGPKQSLSVQAEEVPEPSCWGPHLNRAATHSRHPPLSGPSRPGSVRDYGERLKANLKGTLQAGPALSRIPRTPRRPSSEMPTPRPPGAGAALISPEEVSEVPLQPAGPQLRPGCLQQLQASLSLRLGSLDPGWLERCHNGAPDFLGASKACQPNLGVEQSQSLTSCVPSVPGPSTSPEAQALQTAGVSAGSPQPGDSQGKRWTRNREPEGSPAQAQQDSGQIGPLPEEAGTAEHAEDPSGKPLWAQRPSGATASRYHSFNLPVGSPXSRARLGQAWGMAHLYIPSRVAVRNEGNYVRLNMKQKRYVRGPALRGRLLRKQMWKQKWQKKEERFVGGRPRATLKNSCFRCGQLGHWSSQCPQPVSEKDPEPAGPELLVTVEQPVPRVPCLPPTVPPLYPPGPSGQVAETPAEVFQALEQLGHRAFRPGQEHAVMRILSGISTLLVLPTGAGKSLCYQLPALLYARRSPCLTLVISPLLSLMDDQVSGLPPCLKAACIHSGMTRKERDSALKKVQAAQVHVLMLSPEALVGAAAGTPGSLPQLPPVAFACVDEAHCLSQWSHNFRPCYLRVCKVLREHMGVRCFLGLTATATHSTSRDMAQHLGVAEEHVLRGPVTIPTNLYLSVSTDRNPDQALVTLLQSDRFRDLNSVIVYCNRREDTERIAALLRTCLCQAPEAVAEAYHAGMCARERRRVQQAFMEGRLRVVVATVAFGMGLDRPDVRAVLHLGLPPSFESYVQAVGRAGRDGQPAHCHLFLQPQGQDLQELRRHVHAEASDFLAVKKLVQCSFPPCTCTHARQPPEQEGAKSQERPVTVSPSEAEQASNKGLAQCLGHERALPVQPLVQALDMPEEAIETLLCYLELHPRRWLELLAPTYAYCHLRCPGGLPQLQALARRCPPLAVWLAQQPQENIGEGSYSVEFDVVKLADSMGWKLAPAKQALRQLQWYPEPRTGALRDTGVLVEFRELAFCLHSPGDLTAHEKDQICDFLYERVQTREQEALARLRRTFQAFHSVAFPSCGPCLEQPDEEHSARLKVLLSGYFEEEGPGGMEDEQGPEPGQARIQDWEDQIRQDIRHLLSSWPDQQFSGRAVARIFHGIGSPCYPAQVYGRDRRFWRKHLHLSFHALMRLATEEILLWGH; encoded by the exons ATGAGGGTCCCACTGATTGGCTGCCCCGGAGGAGGCTGCCCAGACGCCCCGCCTCCGGCCCTGCGGGACGCCCCCATTGGCTGGCGGCCGGCGTCTCCCTCGCGGCGGGAGATTTGCGGGGCCCGCGGCCGCGGGGCGAGCGCCATGGAGCGACTGCGGGACGTGCGGGAGCGGCTGCAGGCTTGGGAGAGCACGTTCCGACGGCGGCGCGGGAGGCGGCCGGGCCAG GAGGACGTGGCGGCGGCGCCTGAGGATACCCGGG CGCTCTACCGGGAGTACCGCGCCCTGAAGGAGGCCCTGAAGGAGGCAGAAGGGGTCGGACCCCGCGGCCCCAAGCAATCGCTTTCCGTGCAGGCAGAGGAG GTGCCAGAACCCAGCTGCTGGGGGCCCCACTTGAATCGGGCTGCGACCCACAGTCGACATCCTCCTCTTTCTGGGCCAAGCCGGCCAGGGTCTGTGCGGGACTACGGGGAGAGGCTTAAGGCCAACCTCAAGGGCACCCTGCAG GCTGGGCCAGCCCTGAGCCGCATACCCCGGACTCCACGAAGACCCTCGTCCGAGATGCCCACCCCAAGGCCACCAGGTGCAGGGGCTGCCCTCATCTCTCCAGAAGAAGTCAGTGAGGTGCCCTTGCAGCCTGCTGGGCCCCAGCTGAGGCCGGGCTGCCTCCAGCAGCTACAGGCATCCTTGAGCCTGCGACTGGGCTCCCTAGACCCTGGCTGGCTGGAGCGGTGTCACAATGGGGCCCCAGATTTTCTGGGGGCTTCCAAGGCCTGCCAGCCTAACTTGGGTGTAGAGCAGTCACAGTCTCTGACTTCATGTGTCCCATCTGTCCCTGGTCCCAGCACTAGCCCTGAGGCTCAAGCCCTACAGACAGCTGGAGTCAGTGCAGGGAGCCCCCAACCTGGCGACAGTCAAGGCAAGAGGTGGACACGGAATAGGGAGCCAGAGGGGAGCCCTGCACAGGCCCAGCAAGACAGTGGCCAAATAGGACCCCTGCCTGAGGAAGCTGGGACTGCAGAACATGCAGAAGACCCTTCGGGAAAACCCCTGTGGGCACAGCGCCCCAGTGGCGCCACAGCCTCCAGGTACCACAGCTTCAACCTCCCGGTAGGGTCAC TAAGTCGAGCCAGGTTGGGGCAGGCTTGGGGCATGGCCCACTTGTACATCCCTTCTAGAGTAGCTGTGCGGAACGAAGGTAATTACGTGCGGCTCAACATGAAGCAGAAACGCTACGTGCGGGGCCCGGCTCTCCGTGGAAGGCTCCTCCGCAAGCAG ATGTGGAAGCAGAAGTGGCAGAAGAAAGAGGAGCGTTTTGTAGGTGGTCGGCCCAGAGCCACACTCAAGAATTCTTGCTTCCGGTGTGGGCAGCTAGGCCACTGGTCATCCCAGTGCCCCCAACCAG TGAGTGAGAAAGATCCAGAGCCTGCTGGGCCTGAGCTGTTGGTCACCGTGGAACAGCCTGTGCCCCGGGTGCCCTGCCTGCCCCCTACCGTGCCACCACTTTACCCACCAGGGCCCTCTGGGCAAGTGGCAG AGACGCCAGCTGAGGTATTCCAGGCCCTGGAGCAGCTAGGGCACCGTGCCTTCCGCCCCGGACAGGAGCATGCGGTCATGCGGATCCTCTCTG GCATATCCACGCTGCTGGTGTTGCCCACCGGTGCTGGCAAGTCCTTGTGCTACCAGCTCCCCGCGCTGCTTTATGCCCGGCGGAGCCCCTGCCTCACACTGGTCATCTCTCCCCTCCTGTCTCTCATGGACGACCAG GTGTCTGGCCTGCCCCCATGCCTGAAGGCAGCCTGCATCCATTCAGGCATGACTAGGAAGGAGCGGGACTCTGCCCTGaagaag GTTCAGGCGGCCCAGGTGCACGTTCTGATGCTGTCACCCGAGGCACTGGTTGGGGCTGCGGCAGGgacccctggctccctccctcagcTGCCTCCCGTTGCCTTTGCCTGTGTCGACGAGGCCCACTGCCTGTCCCAGTGGTCCCACAACTTCCGGCCCTGCTACCTGCGTGTCTGCAAG GTGCTGCGGGAACACATGGGTGTCCGCTGCTTTCTGGGTCTTACGGCCACGGCTACGCACAGCACCTCAAGAGACATGGCTCAGCATCTAGGCGTGGCTGAGGAGCATGTCCTCAGAGGGCCAGTCACCATCCCCACCAACCTGTACCTCTCTGTGTCCACGGACAGGAACCCAGACCAG GCTTTGGTGACACTGCTGCAGAGTGATCGTTTTCGCGACCTGAACTCTGTCATCGTCTACTGCAACAGACGCGAAGACACGGAGCGCATTGCTGCGCTGCTCCGCACCTGCCTGT GCCAGGCCCCGGAAGCTGTGGCCGAAGCCTACCACGCCGGCATGTGTGCCCGGGAGCGGCGGCGGGTGCAGCAGGCCTTCATGGAGGGCCGGCTACGGGTGGTGGTGGCCACAGTGGCCTTCGGGATGGGGCTGGACCGGCCAGACGTGCGGGCGGTGCTGCACCTGGGGCTGCCCCCCAGCTTTGAGAGCTACGTGCAGGCTGTGGGCCGGGCTGGACGGGACGGCCAGCCCGCACACTGCCACCTCTTTCTACAGCCCCAG GGTCAGGACCTACAGGAGTTGCGTAGACACGTGCATGCCGAGGCCTCCGACTTCCTTGCCGTGAAGAAGCTGGTACAGTGCTCGTTCCCACCCTGCACCTGCACCCATGCCCGACAGCCCCCAGAGCAGGAGGGAGCCAAGAGCCAAGAGAGGCCTGTGACCGTGTCCCCGAGCGAGGCCGAGCAAGCCAGCAACAAAggcctagcccagtgcctgggtCATGAGCGGGCACTCCCAGTGCAGCCGCTGGTGCAGGCCCTGGACATGCCTGAGGAGG CCATTGAGACCCTGCTGTGCTACCTGGAGCTACACCCACGGCGCTGGCTGGAGCTGCTGGCACCCACCTATGCCTACTGCCACCTGCGCTGCCCTGGCGGCCTCCCCCAGCTCCAGGCCCTGGCCCGCAG GTGTCCTCCACTGGCGGTCTGGTTAgcccagcagccacaggaaaacATAGGTGAAGGAAGCTATTCCGTAGAGTTTGACGTGGTTAAGTTGGCCGACTCGATGGGCTGGAAGCTCGCCCCTGCAAAGCAGGCTCTCCGTCAACTGCAGTGGTACCCAGAGCCCAGGACAG GTGCACTTCGGGACACAGGGGTGCTGGTGGAGTTCCGGGAGCTCGCCTTCTGTCTGCACAGCCCCGGAGACCTGACAGCCCACGAGAAGGACCAGATCTGTGACTTCCTATATGAACGTGTACAAACCCGTGAGCAGGAGGCCCTGGCACGCCTGCGACGCACCTTCCAGGCCTTTCACAG CGTAGCCTTCCCCAGCTGCGGGCCCTGCTTGGAGCAGCCTGATGAGGAGCACAGTGCCAGGCTCAAGGTTCTGCTCAGCGGCTACTTCGAGGAAGAGGGGCCAGGAGGCATGGAAGACGAGCAGGGCCCAGAACCAGGACAGGCCAGG ATCCAGGACTGGGAGGACCAGATACGCCAGGACATCCGCCATCTCCTGTCCTCGTGGCCAGACCAGCAGTTCTCGGGCAGGGCTGTGGCCCGTATCTTCCATGGCATCG GAAGCCCCTGCTATCCAGCCCAGGTGTACGGGCGGGACCGGCGTTTCTGGAGAAAACACCTGCATCTGAGCTTCCATGCCCTGATGCGTTTAGCTACAGAGGAGATCCTGCTGTGGGGCCACTGA
- the GPT gene encoding alanine aminotransferase 1 isoform X2, translated as MALRAGDHSQVAMNGLKEKVLTLDTMNPCVRKVEYAVRGPIVLRALELEQELRQGVKKPFTEVIRANIGDAQAMGQKPITFLRQVLALCVHPDLLNSPDFPEDAKRRAERILQACGGHSLGAYSISSGIQLIREDVARYIERRDGGIPADPNNIYLSTGASDAIVTVLKLLVAGEGRTRTGVLIPIPQYPLYSAALAELNAVQVDYYLDEERAWALDVAELRRALAQARDHCCPRALCVINPGNPTGQVQARECIEAVIRFAFEERLFLMADEVYQDNVYAEGSQFHSFKKVLTEMGPPYAAQQELASFHSVSKGYMGECGFRGGYVEVVNMDPAVQSQMQKLMSVRLCPPVPGQLLLDLVVSPPAPSEPSFAQFQAELGLAPDMFFCLRLLEETGICVVPGSGFGQKEGTYHFRMTILPPLEKLRPLLEKLSQFHAKFTREYS; from the exons ATGGCCTTGAGGGCAGGTGACCACAGCCAGGTTGCAATGAACGGGCTGAAGGAGAAGGTGCTGACGCTGGACACCATGAACCCCTGTGTTCGGAAGGTGGAGTATGCGGTGCGAGGTCCCATCGTGCTGCGTGCCCTTGAGCTGGAGCAGGAGCTGCGGCAG GGGGTAAAGAAGCCCTTCACTGAGGTCATTCGCGCCAACATCGGGGATGCACAGGCCATGGGGCAGAAGCCCATCACCTTCCTGCGTCAG GTCCTGGCCCTCTGCGTCCACCCTGATCTCCTGAACAGCCCGGACTTCCCCGAGGATGCCAAGAGAAGGGCTGAGCGTATCTTGCAGGCGTGCGGGGGACACAGCCTGG GGGCCTACAGCATCAGCTCAGGCATCCAGCTGATCCGGGAGGATGTAGCGAGGTACATCGAGCGGCGCGACGGAGGCATTCCCGCGGACCCCAATAACATTTACCTGTCCACCGGGGCCAGCGACGCCATCGTG ACGGTGCTGAAGTTGCTGGTGGCTGGAGAGGGTCGCACGCGCACGGGTGTGCTCATCCCCATCCCTCAGTACCCGCTCTACTCGGCCGCGCTGGCCGAGCTCAACGCTGTGCAGGTGGATTACTACCTGGACGAGGAGCGCGCGTGGGCCCTCGACGTGGCCGAGCTGCGGCGCGCCCTGGCCCAGGCGCGGGATCATTGCTGCCCTCGAGCGCTCTGCGTTATCAACCCCGGCAACCCCACTG GGCAGGTGCAAGCCCGCGAGTGCATCGAGGCCGTGATTCGCTTCGCCTTTGAGGAGCGCCTCTTCCTGATGGCGGATGAG GTGTACCAAGACAACGTGTACGCGGAGGGCTCGCAGTTCCACTCGTTCAAGAAGGTGCTCACGGAGATGGGGCCGCCCTACGCGGCGCAGCAGGAGCTCGCCTCCTTCCACTCGGTCTCCAAAGGCTACATGGGAGA GTGTGGGTTCCGCGGCGGCTACGTGGAGGTGGTGAACATGGACCCCGCGGTGCAGTCCCAGATGCAGAAACTGATGAGCGTGCGGCTGTGCCCGCCGGTGCCGGGCCAGCTCCTGCTGGACTTGGTGGTCAGCCCTCCCGCACCCTCGGAGCCCTCCTTCGCGCAGTTCCAGGCG GAGCTGGGCCTGGCGCCCGACATGTTCTTCTGCTTGCGCCTTCTGGAGGAGACCGGCATCTGCGTGGTGCCCGGGAGTGGCTTCGGGCAGAAGGAAGGCACCTACCACTTCCG GATGACCATTCTGCCCCCCTTGGAGAAGCTGCGGCCTCTGCTGGAGAAGCTGAGCCAGTTCCACGCCAAGTTCACCCGAGAGTACTCCTAA
- the MFSD3 gene encoding major facilitator superfamily domain-containing protein 3 codes for MHGKLLPLAGLYLVQGLPYGLQSGLLPVLLRARGLSLTRVGLAKVLYLPWLFKLVWAPLVDTRGSLRVWLMLSTAALGLVCGLLAVLPPAEAGQAGLPVTVAGLLLLLNLGAAVQDVALDTLAVQLLEPAELGPGNTVQVVAYKLGAVLAGGGLLALVPTLSWPLLFLLLAAIYWLAAALVWAAPALQQLPVSQPSERPLRTLHLLQELLAMPGTLWTAGFVLTYKLGEQGASSLFPLFLLDHGISTPELGLWNGVGAVVCSIVGSSLGGALLARHWQPLPLLRSVLRFRLGGLACQTTLLFHLDTPGVRLGPSTVLRGAALLSLCLQHFLGGLVTTTTFTLMMHCSQLAPSALQATHYSLLATLELLGKLFLGTLAGALADSLGLHLCFSLFLALSGMPILYLGLAPSTLA; via the exons ATGCATGGGAAGCTCCTGCCGCTGGCCGGGCTCTACCTAGTGCAAGGCTTGCCCTATGGGCTGCAGTCTGGCCTGCTGCCCGTGCTGCTGCGGGCGCGCGGCCTCTCCCTGACACGTGTGGGACTGGCCAAAGTGCTGTACCTGCCGTGGCTGTTTAAACTCGTGTGGGCCCCACTGGTGGACACGCGGGGCTCCCTGAGGGTCTGGCTGATGCTCAGCACGGCTGCTCTGGGCCTGGTGTGTGGGCTGCTGGCAGTCCTGCCTCCTGCAGAAGCTGGCCAGGCTGGGCTGCCTGTCACCGTGGCAGGGCTGCTTCTGCTGCTGAACCTGGGTGCGGCTGTGCAGGACGTGGCCCTGGACACGCTGGCCGTACAACTCTTGGAGCCAGCCGAGCTAGGGCCTGGTAACACAGTGCAGGTGGTCGCTTATAAGCTAGGGGCAGTGCTGGCGGGAGGGGGCCTGTTGGCCCTCGTGCCCACCCTCTCCTGGCCCCTGCTCTTTCTGCTCCTGGCTGCCATCTATTGGTTGGCTGCTGCCCTGGTCTGGGCTGCACCAGCCCTGCAGCAGTTGCCTGTATCTCAGCCCTCAGAACGACCCCTCCGCACCCTGCACCTTCTGCAGGAATTGCTGGCCATGCCTGGTACTCTGTGGacagcaggctttgtgctcactTACAAACTGG GTGAGCAGGGCGCCAGCAGCTTGTTTCCGCTCTTCCTGCTGGACCATGGCATCTCTACTCCAGAGCTGGGCCTGTGGAACGGTGTGGGCGCCGTGGTCTGCTCCATTGTAGGCTCGTCCCTGGGCGGGGCCCTGCTGGCCAGGCACTG gcaaccactgccTTTGCTGAGGTCTGTGCTTCGCTTCCGTCTTGGTGGTCTGGCCTGCCAGACCACCCTGCTCTTCCACCTGGACACCCCCGGGGTCAGGCTGGGCCCCAGCACCGTCCTGAGAG GGGCAGCCTTGTTGAGCCTGTGTCTGCAACACTTCCTGGGGGGCCTGGTTACAACCACCACATTCACCCTGATGATGCACTGCAGCCAGCTGGCACCCAGTGCCCTGCAG gCCACACACTACAGCCTCCTGGCCACTCTGGAGCTGCTGGGGAAGCTGTTCCTGGGCACACTGGCTGGAGCCCTGGCTGACAGCCTGGGGCTgcatctctgcttctccctcttccttgctctctcagGCATGCCCATTCTGTATCTGGGTCTGGCACCCAGCACCCTGGCCTGA
- the GPT gene encoding alanine aminotransferase 1 isoform X1 translates to MALRAGDHSQVAMNGLKEKVLTLDTMNPCVRKVEYAVRGPIVLRALELEQELRQGVKKPFTEVIRANIGDAQAMGQKPITFLRQVLALCVHPDLLNSPDFPEDAKRRAERILQACGGHSLGAYSISSGIQLIREDVARYIERRDGGIPADPNNIYLSTGASDAIVTVLKLLVAGEGRTRTGVLIPIPQYPLYSAALAELNAVQVDYYLDEERAWALDVAELRRALAQARDHCCPRALCVINPGNPTGQVQARECIEAVIRFAFEERLFLMADEVYQDNVYAEGSQFHSFKKVLTEMGPPYAAQQELASFHSVSKGYMGECGFRGGYVEVVNMDPAVQSQMQKLMSVRLCPPVPGQLLLDLVVSPPAPSEPSFAQFQAERQAVLAELAAKAKLTEQVFNEAPGIRCNPVQGAMYSFPRVQLPPRAVQRAQELGLAPDMFFCLRLLEETGICVVPGSGFGQKEGTYHFRMTILPPLEKLRPLLEKLSQFHAKFTREYS, encoded by the exons ATGGCCTTGAGGGCAGGTGACCACAGCCAGGTTGCAATGAACGGGCTGAAGGAGAAGGTGCTGACGCTGGACACCATGAACCCCTGTGTTCGGAAGGTGGAGTATGCGGTGCGAGGTCCCATCGTGCTGCGTGCCCTTGAGCTGGAGCAGGAGCTGCGGCAG GGGGTAAAGAAGCCCTTCACTGAGGTCATTCGCGCCAACATCGGGGATGCACAGGCCATGGGGCAGAAGCCCATCACCTTCCTGCGTCAG GTCCTGGCCCTCTGCGTCCACCCTGATCTCCTGAACAGCCCGGACTTCCCCGAGGATGCCAAGAGAAGGGCTGAGCGTATCTTGCAGGCGTGCGGGGGACACAGCCTGG GGGCCTACAGCATCAGCTCAGGCATCCAGCTGATCCGGGAGGATGTAGCGAGGTACATCGAGCGGCGCGACGGAGGCATTCCCGCGGACCCCAATAACATTTACCTGTCCACCGGGGCCAGCGACGCCATCGTG ACGGTGCTGAAGTTGCTGGTGGCTGGAGAGGGTCGCACGCGCACGGGTGTGCTCATCCCCATCCCTCAGTACCCGCTCTACTCGGCCGCGCTGGCCGAGCTCAACGCTGTGCAGGTGGATTACTACCTGGACGAGGAGCGCGCGTGGGCCCTCGACGTGGCCGAGCTGCGGCGCGCCCTGGCCCAGGCGCGGGATCATTGCTGCCCTCGAGCGCTCTGCGTTATCAACCCCGGCAACCCCACTG GGCAGGTGCAAGCCCGCGAGTGCATCGAGGCCGTGATTCGCTTCGCCTTTGAGGAGCGCCTCTTCCTGATGGCGGATGAG GTGTACCAAGACAACGTGTACGCGGAGGGCTCGCAGTTCCACTCGTTCAAGAAGGTGCTCACGGAGATGGGGCCGCCCTACGCGGCGCAGCAGGAGCTCGCCTCCTTCCACTCGGTCTCCAAAGGCTACATGGGAGA GTGTGGGTTCCGCGGCGGCTACGTGGAGGTGGTGAACATGGACCCCGCGGTGCAGTCCCAGATGCAGAAACTGATGAGCGTGCGGCTGTGCCCGCCGGTGCCGGGCCAGCTCCTGCTGGACTTGGTGGTCAGCCCTCCCGCACCCTCGGAGCCCTCCTTCGCGCAGTTCCAGGCG GAGAGGCAGGCGGTCCTGGCCGAGCTGGCGGCGAAGGCCAAGCTCACGGAGCAAGTTTTCAACGAGGCTCCCGGCATCCGCTGCAACCCGGTGCAGGGCGCCATGTACTCATTCCCTCGCGTGCAGCTGCCCCCGCGCGCCGTGCAGCGCGCTCAG GAGCTGGGCCTGGCGCCCGACATGTTCTTCTGCTTGCGCCTTCTGGAGGAGACCGGCATCTGCGTGGTGCCCGGGAGTGGCTTCGGGCAGAAGGAAGGCACCTACCACTTCCG GATGACCATTCTGCCCCCCTTGGAGAAGCTGCGGCCTCTGCTGGAGAAGCTGAGCCAGTTCCACGCCAAGTTCACCCGAGAGTACTCCTAA